From Oryctolagus cuniculus chromosome 17, mOryCun1.1, whole genome shotgun sequence, a single genomic window includes:
- the C17H17orf107 gene encoding uncharacterized protein C17orf107 homolog: MKGTPSSLETLLWVYHFHSSTEVALQPPLLSSLELAAAAAHEYLEQRFSELGSPEPGASAKPPTLGLVLREAAASIMSFGAALVEISALWLQKEARRLEGGGGPGAAPETGDPGGALARVAQAAGRGARQAGVAARVSAQLLVQGAWLCLCGRGLQESSPFLQQWRCQPGLGISGEPGNSGDLLLAEDGGPEAPPPSQPHPAPK; this comes from the exons ATGAAGGGCACCCCCAGCTCCCTGGAGACCCTACTGTGGGTCTACCACTTCCACAGCTCCACCGAG GTagccctgcagcccccactcctCTCCTCCCTGGAACTGGCCGCGGCAGCGGCCCACGAGTATCTGGAGCAGAGGTTCAGCGAGCTGGGGTCCCCGGAGCCTGGGGCGTCGGCGAAGCCGCCCACCCTGGGTCTGGTGCTGAGAGAAGCCGCGGCCAGCATCATGAGCTTCGGGGCCGCCTTGGTCGAG ATCTCAGCCCTGTGGCTGCAGAAGGAGGCGCGACGGCTGGAGGGTGGCGGCGGCCCAGGTGCAGCTCCAGAAACTGGGGATCCGGGCGGAGCGCTGGCCCGCGTGGCTCAGGCTGCCGGGCGAGGTGCCCGGCAAGCTGGGGTCGCGGCGCGGGTGAGCGCCCAGCTCCTCGTGCAGGGCGCGTGGCTGTGCCTGTGCGGCCGGGGGCTACAGGAGTCCAGCCCTTTCCTGCAGCAGTGGCGATGCCAGCCGGGCCTCGGCATCTCCGGGGAGCCC GGAAACTCGGGAGACCTCCTGCTGGCTGAAGACGGGGGACCTGAGGCTCCACCAccgtcccagccccaccctgcacccaAATAA